Proteins encoded together in one Deinococcus irradiatisoli window:
- a CDS encoding ferredoxin — protein sequence MPHVIVSSCIGVKDQACTEVCPVECIYDGGEQFLIHPDECIDCGACVPACPVSAIFPEEDVPEGETEFIAKNRVFFGL from the coding sequence ATGCCTCACGTGATTGTCAGTTCCTGCATCGGTGTCAAAGATCAAGCCTGCACCGAAGTGTGCCCCGTCGAGTGCATTTATGACGGCGGCGAGCAGTTCTTAATTCACCCCGACGAATGCATCGATTGCGGCGCCTGCGTGCCGGCCTGCCCGGTCAGCGCCATCTTCCCGGAAGAAGACGTGCCGGAAGGCGAGACCGAATTCATCGCCAAGAACCGGGTGTTCTTCGGCCTCTGA
- a CDS encoding YgfZ/GcvT domain-containing protein — MTASPPALTRLPSSALRLSGADRLDFVQGQMTNNLKAAPTPGMVAACFLNPKGQIELFARIYKREHDIYLHLAEGQAPLLAARFRKYIIFDQVEVQDLSQELATLHVWSQTVPGWAQDGPDVQNLTFGEAGFTVLAGRVNRSGDPGLDLHYLRRHEDALLSALNAEERPLDELEAARIRASISDAAQDGWAGYLPQEVGLDSAMSYRKGCYVGQEIMARLEARGNTRYHLAQLSGEQLPPHSDVTLEGKVVGRSGASSGTLTLARLRKDLPADAALQVGGVSARLSAATESAL; from the coding sequence ATGACTGCCTCCCCGCCGGCCCTGACCCGCCTGCCGTCGAGCGCCCTGCGCCTCAGCGGCGCCGACCGGCTTGATTTCGTGCAGGGCCAGATGACCAACAACCTCAAGGCCGCGCCCACCCCCGGCATGGTGGCGGCCTGTTTTCTGAACCCCAAGGGCCAGATCGAACTGTTCGCCCGCATCTACAAACGCGAGCACGACATCTACCTGCATCTGGCCGAGGGTCAGGCTCCCCTGCTGGCGGCCCGCTTTCGCAAGTACATCATCTTCGATCAGGTGGAGGTGCAGGACCTCAGCCAGGAGCTCGCCACCCTGCACGTCTGGAGCCAGACGGTGCCGGGCTGGGCGCAGGACGGCCCCGACGTTCAGAACCTGACCTTCGGCGAAGCCGGGTTCACGGTGCTGGCCGGGCGGGTCAACCGCAGCGGTGACCCCGGCCTCGACCTGCATTACCTCCGGCGGCACGAGGACGCGCTGCTCTCGGCCCTGAACGCCGAGGAGCGCCCGCTGGACGAACTGGAAGCGGCCCGTATCCGCGCCAGCATCAGCGACGCGGCGCAGGACGGCTGGGCCGGCTACCTGCCGCAGGAAGTCGGCCTGGACAGCGCCATGAGTTACCGCAAGGGCTGCTACGTGGGTCAGGAGATCATGGCCCGCCTGGAGGCGCGCGGCAACACCCGCTACCACCTGGCGCAGCTCAGCGGCGAGCAGTTGCCGCCCCACAGCGACGTGACCCTGGAAGGCAAGGTGGTGGGCCGCAGCGGGGCCAGCAGCGGCACGCTGACGCTGGCGAGACTTCGCAAGGACCTGCCAGCCGATGCCGCATTGCAGGTGGGCGGCGTGAGCGCCCGCCTGAGCGCGGCCACCGAATCCGCGCTGTGA